The Pogoniulus pusillus isolate bPogPus1 chromosome 18, bPogPus1.pri, whole genome shotgun sequence genomic sequence CCATGTAAGGTTGTTTGAAGACCACCTAAACCAGAACTTGCAGGCAATCCAAGAGCAGTACAGAAGCTCTAATTGTAAAGGAAAAGTTAGAATAACCCAGAGGCTGATTTCAGGAGAAATGTTTTACTCTCTTTTGTCAGAAACTGGGTTTTACCTCTTCTGAAATATCAGTGTTTACAGAGATCATACCCAGGTGAAGTAGTTCAGTATTGTAGGGCTAagacagcaacagcaacaacatgAAGTCCTCCAGAGTTCCTAGATGCCACAATGGTAAcagaggtgtgctagtttgagcctagttgggatattttggtgagaggaattaagATTATAGgctctgaaaaggaaacagtggtgatgtctgctgcactcataggcttgctgagatggataagaacaagaacataaacacaggtaACACAGAATCTCcctctggcttttgggctgcacttttctctccaacctaacctgctgtctaactaatccttctgcttcctaacccccctagcTGACCCTCCAAATTTACtctgaacataaggcaaagtctggggtaaggtagaagggtggaaaggaggtggaagggtggttgggagcccctcctggggactcaggtttcgggagggctgttgtgtttctgtattgcttttaaacttgtctatttctgtctatagctgtatagattgtaaatatctgcttgtacattgtgctgagcagctgtaaatataaagcttcattcttccaatttccagatcaactgagtctagtctgggtgattttcttaagtgtgggggagcagataacacccaaaccatcacaggaggcTACAGAATTCCTCATAGCAGCCAAGTTTGCTTTCACTTCTCACAAAATTCAGATTTTATGTAGAAGCAGTAATGAAGAAACCTGCCCCATTACCACCTTACCCACACTGCTCTTAGCATTAATTACCTTCATCACTGCAACCTTGTTCCAGATTGCATTTGCCTCCATTCAGAACGTGAGAAGTCAATCACTCAAAAGTTTTGAGAACATCAGTGTAAGAAAAGCTTAAGCTTGCATATAGTCTTAATAGGATCAGAAAACACTGAACTTTTCCTCTCTATGGTGAAAACAAATCCCAAACAGAAACAATCCTCCAATCCTCCCCTCCACCAGGGAAAGGATTCAACACCCAAATAAGCCTTAAGGACAGCTACAATGCTCCATATCAGAAACAAAAGCATCAGATTTCTCCAAGCAGCGTATCTCTTAGTCTGAGGTCTTCTCTTTCATTAAAAGTGTTTATTTTTACAACGACAAATGATGAAGAAAGCCTATTTTAAGTGACAAATAAGCACCAGAAGCGGGTTTCAGCCTAAGACTGAAGTAAAATGTCTTGAGGTGACAAAAAGTAGTACTAACACTTGTGTTCTTACTTCACACCAACAATGTCTTACTCCACATTAATATgtgtaggaaaaaaatcactAGATGACTATAAGGTCTTAGTGAAAGTACTGCTGGATCAGAGACAGTCAAGAtgttgctattggaatgggctgcccagggaggtggagtcgtcaccatccctggaggtgctcaagcaaagcctggattaggcacttagtgccatggtctggttgattggccagggctgggtgctaggttggcctggatgatcttggaggtctcttccaacctggtggattctacgTGGAAgactcaaagaaaaaaaaaaacactaaatgACTACAAAGCGTTagtgaaaagcagcagctgttaGATCAAAATCAAAGTGTGAACGATTCAAAGTACATGGAATACAGGATGACGTTAAAAAATTGCGGGGTTTGAAACACTAAAGCAACTGACTTGGTGCTGGTACCACCCATCACCCCCAGGTAATGAACGGCaataacaaacccaaaccactgtgGGTCAGCaagcttcctccctcccccctcaaaGTAGTTTTGCTAACTGTACCCATCGGCAGCCCAGACAGGAAGATGTTATCTGTAAGGTATCCAAGGCTCGCCCATCAGATGGCTGCACGGCAAAGCTCGAACACTGAGCCATCAGCACTCCCTCTGGGACAAAGAGCTCTTACAGGCAGACTAACAGACAAAGCGTTGTAAATGCCCAGAAGGATTTATTatttgtcattaaaaaaaaccacgaACGATTGTAGAGTTACATGAGACGAAGCCGTTCAGAAGGAAGCATTTTATACGGCTAAGAAGTCCTAGAAAGAGTCTTTACGCGGGAGCACCACACTGCAGCAGAAGGGTCCCCCGGGCGGGCGGCCGCGGATACCAACGTTGGccgtgctggggcagctccccgGACTTGCCTGCGAGCGCCGGGGCGGTCCGGCGGTGCCAGGCTCGGCTTCGGCTGGCAGGCAGGCCCCCTCCGCGGAGCTCCAGCCAGCCCGGCCCTGCGGCACACCGCCCCTGCGGCACGCCGCCCCGGGAGCAGGAGCCGGGCGGGGGGCTAGGACTCGTCGGGCTTGTCGGCGGGCGGCccgcagggctgcagcatcttctCCATCAGGTTGAAGCGGACGCGCGCCTTGCTCTCGTTCTCGGCGATGGCGAAGTAGTTGAGCAGGTCGAAGTGGCCCATGTAGGAGCAGTAGGAGTCGCGGTGCTGGTTCACCAGCCACTCCCACTTGGTGGTGTCGGCGTGGCCCGTGCCGATGTACTTGGACTGCAGGTGCTCCAGCTGGCTGTGGATGGTGTACCGGTCCGTCATGGCGGCGGCGAGCGGGCGgcacggcggcggcggaggacaGGCGCGAAATGGCGAGCGGAAGTGACGCAACCCCGCGCCGGAGACCCTTTCCGACCGGGGCACAGCAGCTACTGGCTGCAGCCGCTCGAACGAAACCCCGGCCCCTGCTCCGTGCGGCGGCGCGCAACCGCGGGGGCTGGCGGGACGGGGACGGCGCGGGCACCGGCGCCCGCACGGACCCGGGaagggcggggcggggcgggacgTGCAGCCCGCCCCCGGGCGCTGGAGCGCGGCGCGGAGGGGTCCGCCGCTGCGGGTccgctcagagggctggagcgcGGCGCTGAGGGATCCGCCGCTGCGGGTCCGCCCAGGGGGCTGGAGCGCGGCGCGGAGGGGTCCGCCGCTGCGGGTCCGCCCAGGGGGCTGGAGCGCGGCGCGGAGGGGTCCGCCGCTGCGGGTCCGCCCAGGGGGCTGGAGAACGGCGCGGAGGGGTCCGCCGCTGGGTGTCCGCCTCTGTGGGTGCCGTGGGTGCAGTCCTTGCCCGGGGGCGATGAgggtgtggggctggggctggcgtGTTTAACTGtcgtggagcaaagctggaggtggggagattcagcctgggcATGAGGAAGGTGTTCATCacgagtggtgagaggctggagtgcgctaccctgggaggtggttgaggccccatggctggaggtgtttaaggccaggctggctgaggctgtgggcagcctgctctagggtagggtgtccctgggcatggcagaggggtttgaagcagatgatccttgtggtcccttccaaccctgactgattctgtgattaatacgATCTGTAATAAAGTAGTTTACGACTGGTTTAATTACTTCAGTTGACTAATGCAGTAGTGAGCAGTCACAACTCCAGGCCAGCACACGTAAAGTGCCATTATTTCAAAGCACGTACTCAGGATTTAGCAGCAAGTTCAGGATCTCATATTCTCAGAACAAGTATGAGGCTAAGCCTCAAGTCTGGTGTTTAAGCCTCCAGCCTTGAGTTAATTTATAAAGCAAAGATAGAGCTTTGATAATTGTGGCTTCTGCTTAATTCACCTGAGAACCAATGGAGCATGCACTGTAGGATCTGGCTACATAAACGATGGCTCAAGGGGAGCAATACCAGAAAATTCCACTTTGCCAGGAGACTTCAGGAAACACAAAAGCAATGCCTTGAGGCTCATGGTTCTGGGTACAGCTTATCCGAGCTCTTGACACTGCCTTTGTATAACCTGTGTCTCAGTTTTGCTTCCTGAAGAAGCTGCAaaggaagcatagaatcatagaatcaaccaggttggaagagacctccaagctcatccagtccaacctagcacccagccctatccaatcaaccagaccatggaactaagtgcctcagccaggcttttcttgaagacccccagggacggtgcctccaccacctccctgggcagcccattccagtgccaatcactctctctgtgaagaacttcttcctaacatccagcctagacctaccctggcacaacttgagactgtgtcccattgttctgttgctggctgcctgggagaagaggccaaccccacctggctacaatgccccttcaggtagttgtagacagtaataagatcacccctgagcctcctccaggctaaacagccccagctccctcaacctctcctcataggatttgtgctccaggcccctcaccagctttgttgcccttctctggacatgttccagcacctcaacatctttcttgaattgaggggcccagaactggacacagtactcaaggtgtggtctgaccagtgctgagtacaggggcagaataacctcccttgtcctactggccacactgttcctgatgcaggccaggatgccattggctctcttggccacctgggcacactgctggctcatcttcagcttactgtctatcagtacccccaggtccctttcctcctggctgctctgaagGAAGACAGAGGTGCCACAAAACTAGCTAGGAGGTGCTAAGAGTAATCCACTGCTCCCTTGCCATTAGTGCTTTGCTTGGTTTCTGGGCTGCACGGCACTTGCAAGTCTTCTCAAATTGCATTGTCTACCTTCTTTGGTCAAAGTGGAGCTTGGAATAAATTTTATCATTCAGCAGATAGgtagggatgcctctcaactagctcaaggtcacatccaacctagccttaaGCACCCCCAGGGATAAGGCATCTACAGCCACCCTGGGGaactattccagagtctcatactgaagaactgcttcttaagatccagtctaaacctctcccTCACCTTAAGGGTGACCCTCAGCTAGACAACCTTATGAAAAGTTCCCTTCTAACCTTTCTAtaggaccccttcaggtattggaaggcagctgtaagATCTTCCTGGAGTCTTTTCTGCTCTGATCCACAAcgccctcagcctatccttacagcagaggtgttccagcccttgtaTCATCCTTgcggctctcctctggactcagtccAACATCACATCTccgtgtccttcttatgatggggacatcagaactggatgcagtgttcaAAGTGTGGTCCCACACCACTCTaaacctactggccacactcctcttcatGCAGCCTAGGGtacaatttgccttctggccTGCATGAGCacagtgccagctcatgttgagcatcTCATCAATCAACACctccaagtctctttcttcagaccTGCTCTCAGTCtgttctgcacccagcctgtgtttgtgcctGGGATGCATTAAATGCATGAAACAACTCCCATTTTCATATGATAGTAGTTTGAATTACTTGTTTTGAAATACAAAAGGCACTTCAACAGAAATTTTCCAACAGGATGCTGAACTATTTCTTCCTCTCCATGTAAATGTCCTGTAGTCAAAATCCACAGAACCATTCTGTCAAAACCTGCATGATTCTAAGCCCTGTGTTTAAAAGACAGCATCTTAGAAAATGAAGGCTACAGAAAGCAATATCAAAACAATGTCCTGAAATGTCCTTACCCTTTAGTGCAAAGAAGTAAACTAAgactatgatttttttttctccccaattgttttttttttacaaggaTCTGTTAAGTCACTGATTTTGAGGCTGACTTAGTAAGAAGCAGTTTATGCAGCTGGATATAGTAGTGGTGTTATACTGGAATATGATTGtatatactggaatgtgtccagagaagggcagtgaagctggtgaggggcctggagcacagccctgtgaggagaggctgagggagctgggggtgtgcagcctgcagaagaggaggctcagggcagagctcactgctgtctacaactacctgaagggaggctgtagccaggtggggttggtctcttctcccaggcaaccagcaacagaacaaggagacacagtctcaagttgtggcaggggagatctaggctggatgttaggaggaagttcctggcagagagagtgattggcattggaatgggctgcccagggaggtggtggagtcaccatccctggaggtgttgaagcaaagcctggctgtggcacttagtgccatggtctggttgactggctagggctgggtgctaggttggcctggatgatcttggaggtctcttcccacctggctggttctgtgattccgtcACATCAATTTGATATCTGCCACTGGGAGCATGCCATGAACCACACTGGCCACTGGGTGCCAGGGTTGGACCTGCATAAGTTACTCTTGCGTAACCTTGGAGTCGTCAGACTGCAGAGGAAGAACAGAGACTGAAGAGTAGGTCGTGAGACAGCAAACCCAGAGTGGCATTGGCCGTGTACAAGATATAACTGAGTTTTTCAATTTCCTACCGACTCTTTGGGTGGAAGAGTGAAgacataaatcacagaatcacaggatcatcaattccaacctatcacctgagccttctaattaactcatggcactaagcgcctcatgcagcctcctcttaaatacctccacggatggtgactccaccacctgcccggGCATCTCATTCCAATGCAAAGCACTcctgctgtgaagagcttcttcctaacatccagtctggacctgccctggcacagcttgagacagtccccttgttctgttgctggttgcctggcagaggagcccaaccctacctggctacagcctcccttcaggtagttgtagacagcaatgagctctgccctgagcctcctcttctgcaggctgcacacccccaactcagtctctcctcacagggctgtgctccagtcccccaaAAAGAAATGGACTCTATGATTACAaattctcctctgccagtttaaacccattcctcctcgtcctgtcactacaagaccttgtccatagttcctccccagccctcctgtaggcccccttcagatactggaagggcactacaaggtctcctctaagccttctcttctccaggctggagaatcccaactcttgcagcctgtgctcatagcagagctgctgctctgagtaTCTTCGTGgcactcctctgggctggctccaacagttcatgtcccttcctgtgttgggggctccagagctgcacacagtagtccatgtggggtctgaggagagcagagccaaggggcagaatcccctcccttgccctgctgcccacactgctcttgctgcagcccagcacagggttgtgtctgggctgcactcacactgcaggctcctgctgagcttttcatcagcccagacccccagggcctgttcctcagggctgctctcagccattccccacccagcctggagctgtgcttgggattgtgctgacccaggtgcaggaccttactcttggccttgttgaatgtcatgagatcagcctgggcccacctctccagcctgttcaggtccccctggatggatccctgccctctagcaagtcgactgtgccacacagcctggtgccacctgcaaacttgctgcgGGTGCACTGATCCCTCTGTCCATAAGATGTGGTCTGGTAGCTTCATGCTCTGTTACCTGCTTGTGAGTATCATCAGGATGCACAACACCTTCTTTTGTATACATCTGAATAATAGCTCTGTGTCTTAGGTGTGCACCACAGCTTAATCAGCTCGGTTTAGCTGACACCGAGAGTGTCCTACTGAGATGCAGGGGCACCCTAAAAGGAGAGCCACACTAGGGGTCACTAGCACAGTGCTCACAGAGGAGACTGAAATAATGCAGTGATGGCAGAAAGTGGTGCTGAGAGGGAAGATGGAGCAGCTCTACCAAGAGGACACCGGAGGCCTGGGAGAGGCCAGTTCTCACTTGCTGTTCAGAGGGAAGTTCCCCATTGCAGAGCCACCTCTTTGAAAATAAAAGCCCTCCCATTAATGTGATTAGTTACTGCTTCAGGCTAAAAATAGAGCTAACAGTAGCCTGCCAGGTGAATTGAAATTGCTTGTGCCCCTATACATCTTTGTAATGGGAAAGCTTTGTTCTTGTCATGCATTTTGAAAACAAGATGAAGTGATAATAGTAAATGCTACAGCCACAGCCATTCTGCACACACCTCTCTTTGCATGTCTTTCCTTCCTTCACCCCAGACAAACTGTTGCAGCTAATACATCTATTAATTGAGTTCAGTAAGGTATGTGAAAGTAGCAGTGATGAAATATACATCTTTGAATGGGCCTGAGAGAGCATAGGAGAAATGTACATAGCCTTAAAATAGAAGGAGTTGATTTCTCCATTGAGGAGCTCTGTGTGTCACATTCTGTCTTCTTCCTTTGTGCAACAAAGAGTAAGGACTGAAgaggggctgggtggtaggttggactggatgatcttggcactctcttccaacctgattaattctatgaGTTCATGATTCTAGATGACTTACTTTATTAAGTATGTCTCTTGAAACTGCTTAATGCAGCTtctttttggtttgtggtttggtgttgggttttctttaggAGGCAGTGATCTTGTTTTCATAATACTGATTCCAGGAACTTAAAAAcaatccagaccatggcactaagtgcctcagccaggcttttcctgaatacTCCCAGGGAcaggggctccaccacctccctgggcagcccattccaatgccaatcactctctctgccaacaacttcctcctaacatccagcctagacctgccctggcacaacttgacactgtatccccttgttctgttgctgcttgcctggcagcagagaccaaccccacctggctacagcctcccttcagggagttgcagacagcaatgagctctgccctgagcctcctcttctgcaggctgcacacccccagctccctcagcctctcctcacagagctgtgctccaggcccctcaccagctttgttacccttctctggacatgttccagcacctcaacatctctcttgaggagcccagaactggacacagcactcagtgctGAGTGTGGGGGCAgaatagcctcccttgtcctgctggccacactgttcctatcTGTAGCTTCCTAAGGAAGCCTATCTGTAACCAGACTTCCAGCCTACAAACATCTGCACAAGTATCTGTCATTTCACCTCCCACACTGCAGTAAGCATGGAGGACACTGGTGCCATCATACCTACCTCAACAAGAATCCACTCTGCACAAAGGTAAAATTCACCTGTCAGTGCACAGCAAGCCACATCATAGAAGTGGCAAACAATAGCATGGTGTTGTCAGCTCATCTGCTTGTTGTGCCTTGCATTAATTCATGTTATGAAATTTCAGGCTGTGGATTGCTCATaggcagacagcagagcagaggggggcaGGAATGGATATTTAGGCTATTAGCATCATTTGAGAAGGAAGAATCTAACTGTTCCTTCTGTTCATCTCCAGAAAAAGGCAAACCAGTAACTGCCAGTTAACTGCTTGTTTCTCAACTTGGGATGGTGACTTCCTCATCTGAAATAACACACTCTGTAAGTAACCTGCATTTACTGTAAAAGTAAAGATTCAACTGATAAGGATATACAATGTTTCTCACTCTCAGCTTTATCAAAGTATTGGGGTTTTACCCTTAAAACAgatagaactttttttttttttcacaactaCTATACAGAAATTTCTATGTTCAAAGCATAGTTCTTGATAAATGTCTTCTTGCTTGCTGGTTTCATTCTTggagtgagcaactgatgtcatttacctggacctgagcaaggcctttgacactgtcctgcaccacgtcctggtctccaagctggtgacacatgggtttgatgggtggagcacaaGATGGATAAAGAGCTGGCTTGAAGGCTGCacacaaagagtggctgtcaatggctccatgtccaattggaggccagtgacaaccagagtccctcagggattagTCCTGGGACCACTCTTGTTCAaaatctttgtgggtgccatggacagaaacactgagtgcagcctcagcaagtttgctgaccacaccaagctgtgtggtgcagcagacaggctggagggcagggatccatccagagggacctggacaggctgcagaggtgggcacaagccaagctcaggaggttcaacaagaccaagtgcaagatcctgcatctgACTGGAGacaatgccaagcagaaatccaggctgggcagtgagtggctggagagcagccctgaggagagggacttgggggtgctgctggaggagaagctcaacaggagccagcagtgtgcacttgcagcccagaaagccaagcagagcctgggctgcagcagaagtgtggccagcaggtggagggaggtgattctccctctctactctgctctgccgaggatgctcagagggctggagcagctctgctgtgaggacagactgaaagagttggggctgtgcagtctgttcaggctcccaggtgaccttcttgtggactTTCCATTTTTTACAACATTCGTAGCACAGGACTATCACTGCACCTCCACAGCatgcagaatcagagaatcagtcagggttggaagggaccacaaggatcatccagtgtcaacccctctgccatgcccagggacaccctaccctagagcaggctgcccacagcctcagccagcctggccttaagcacctccaggcatggggcctcaaccacctccctgggtaacccattccagcctctcaccactctcatgctcaacaacttcctcctcacatccactctggaTCTCTCCacgtccagctttgctccattccccctagtcctgtcactccctgacagcctcaaaagtccctccacagctttttttggaggcccccttcagatcctggaaggccacaagaaggtcacctgggagcctcctccatcctgcacagccccaactctttcagtctgtgctcacagcagagctgctgcagccctctgagcatcc encodes the following:
- the SF3B5 gene encoding splicing factor 3B subunit 5, which gives rise to MTDRYTIHSQLEHLQSKYIGTGHADTTKWEWLVNQHRDSYCSYMGHFDLLNYFAIAENESKARVRFNLMEKMLQPCGPPADKPDES